In the Andrena cerasifolii isolate SP2316 chromosome 3, iyAndCera1_principal, whole genome shotgun sequence genome, GGCGACTCGCAACCTTCACAATGATAGTTTCGATAGAGGATTCGCTCCGTTAGTGTTAGAGGGAAAGGTACATATCGCGCACTCGACACATTCCTCGATTAGACGCTTGGTGTCACTTCTCAGTTCTCACCGAGCCATCGTCAGCTTCCCTTCTGGCGAAAcaatttaactaaataaattgTGCAATGTAAGAACCACTCGAATTTCTTGCGCTAGGGGAGAACATGAAGGCGAATGTATGTCGTACGTTTCGATGTATCgtgaatattaatatatttgttaCGCGTGTCGCTTGAGGCTTACGTAACTGTAGGTAACTGCAGTATGCACATGCCAAGGTGAATAAACATGAAACGTAACATTTCAGTTTTGTAGTAGGtaggaaattatttattaatgagTTATAAAGCTGAAGAGGGCATTGAAGGTAAATGCTTTTCCATCACGTTCTCCTTAAATGGAGCGGTTTATCTGATAACGAGTAGCCTGTATACTACACCGCCAATGACCTTGCGCGACCTTTGTTTCACAAGCTAATTGAAACTAGgtagtgtaaaataaaatttgtacacTCGTGTGGCATTTCTTGAGATTTCCGGTATAGATACAGTTGAGTGATTCTGAATAAAATTAGGTATATTGTGAACTTTCAATGAATTGAGTGGCAACGAACAGTGGTAGATATTTGTCAGGTCATTTATATTCAAGCATGAATATGTATCGCGATGGAATTTGTTCAGTCCACGTCTCTTTATTTCCCGACGACTCTGCGGCTGAAATAGGGGAAACTCATGCAGATCTGCACTCCTCCCGGTCAGCATTTTGCGGCCAATCGCAGACGTTATTTATCGTGTTCCAAATCAAACGGTTGGGACACGTGAACTTCATTGGCGATCCATGGACGCACTCGTAATACTGTAAAGAAACGAACAACCTCGTTAATGCCGCAGTATCTACGGGAAAAAAAAGATAGAATTTCGAACGTAAATACTGACCGAGTGACAATCCTTAGAGGGGacaaatttattaacattttggCAGACAACTTTCTCcgcatcgtcgtcgtcgatcggtGACTCACTccatttatttgtatcttcggTGGTAGATGTACTTGAGCTCTGGGTAGTAGTTACCTCTGGTTTCGCGGTAGGCCTTTCTGCAGGCTTCGTCGAAGATGGCTGAGTAGGTTGAATGTTGCCCGACGAGGTGGTGCTCGGCGGCCTTGCCCACTCAGGCTAAACACACAATTTGATTTAGCATtttcagaaacaattctcttcGATCCTCGGCATTTTGGCCTATTACCGTGGGCGTCGTAGGAAAGTCTTTGTTCGGTACGACGTATCCGTTCAATCCTTCGTGAATAACATTCATCAGGGGGTTGCGTTCACCACAGAGTCCTTGGAAGTCGTCCATATCGATGGCCCAAACCATGGCACCACCGTATCGCGAATCCTTGATGAAGTCAATCTTGTACTTTACACTCTCTACATTTTCGTAACCAACCCACTGCGTTCCTGCAATTATAAATTCACCGCTCGAAGATTGCTTCGAAGCTTCAATAGGGGGTAGTTCCCCCAGTGCCGGgcgcttaaggggaccttccggtctaaaattcgatatttttttatttcattttacgaatgttcaaccttttaggaatacgtgtttaaaatttttttctcgaaacagtcttctcaagacggtgggacctgtatttctaaaagttattatccgattcgactgaaactttttttattttgaagaatatacttctggctagggggggggggggggttaccagaacaaaatacataaaattgaaaatttataatttttaaaggcgttgataggatgaaaaatatagggaaaaagtgatttcaaacttcaagtgtcgttattttctaaaaaaaaatgtaatttttgtaacttttctgccccccccctagtcttcaaaataaaacaagcttaagtcggataataacttttggagatacaggtcccaccgttttagatcaattttttaacgccttgactttaacgactccctagtgccgtctgcaatgattaattataaagcaaaaaaatatttctataatttaagacagccttaatacaatgcaaaaagttccattaaattatatatagtagtttccctttaattaattcctaaagatcacctattttgggggggctCTAGATCGGAAGGTCCCGTGGAGAGGTGCCTCCTTAAGGTAACCCCCCTTAAGGTTTTCCTCAAGTAAAAaggaagaaataatattaaatcaatctCCTTAGCTGTGCACACGCGACTGGAACGTGTCGAAACCTAATTCTTATTTTGTCTATCCCCTCTACGCTTTACGCGGAATAACGGCTCTGTAGCGTTTTAAATGTCACAGATATAGTTAATGTCCGGTATTAGGTACCGTTCGGCGTTAAGGGAACTCTCCACACATGTTATAAaagtatgtaaatatttttacgtAAACGCACCTTGGTAAGTATATGGAACCTTGCCAATTTCGTCGAACTTCTGGGTCCAGTTGCTGCCTGGAGCTTGCAGCCTGGTGCAAATCTACGATAGAATAGTTTCTTTGTTATTGCCAGGTTTTTCTGCGGCGGCGTGGTAGAATTGATTACTGATTGACCTCGTAATAAGAAAGAAATCCTTTGGCTTGGGTGTACTCCCCCGGCTCACCGCCGCCAGCTTCCTTGTTGATGTAGGTGCCCGGTTGGTAATTGTTGTTGCTCTGACTAAGGGTGAACGTACGTCCATACAGCGGTATTCCGACGATTAGTTTCTCGGCAGGACAGCCCTTTTCCTCCCAAAGCAGAAGACCGTCGTGCTGCAAAAATGATTCTAAGAAATTCGGCTCTGAATTTGAAAGAAACGGGACGTTTGAgagtgatttaaaaaaataaaccgaGGGAACATTTGCATAGAGGGCTAATTGTAAGCTCTAGAACGTCTTACCACGTTCAGTTTCTCGTAAGCCCACTGGTCGTGGGGTCTACGGTACAGAGGACTGTGCACGTCCGCAAATCCGGCCCAGTTACCTCGAAGATCGTAGGACATCACATGAATAGCGTCCATGTTCCTGTAGACACGATATTTCCTCTTCTGTCATTGCCGTTAAGAGCAAGCATCTACCCTGATCGACAGTTGAATTCACTTACTTGCACAATTCCGGCACGTGGTACCCCTCGTCGAGCCGGAATTTGGCCATCGGCACTGCCATCGTCAGCTCCCACCCCTTCTTTTCTTTGTCGAAGGCACGTCTCAGCTCTTCGACAAAGTAGAAGAAGGTGTTCTTGTCGGAGAAGCTTCCACCTCTGTCAGCAGCACCTGGGTACTCCCAGTCGAGATCGAAACCATCGAAATCATACTTGTGCATGAATtctacaacaacaaaaaaagcaTAACAATAGAACGGCCCTCCTGTATTAAATCAATCGAAGACTTATCATTACGATAAATTATCTTCACCCGACGTATCACTAACGTGACCATGACGAAAGTATGGTTTTCAATTGCAGCCACGTTTGCTCACCGACTACGCTTCTGATGAAAGTATCGCGTCTTTGCTTCACGCTGACGAGGGCACTGTATTTCCTGCCACCCTCTCCCCAACCACCCACCGCCACGGAAGTCTTCAAGTGAGGGTACTTGGTCCTCAGGTCGTTGAAGGCCACGTAATTCTCCTTGTCCACGTCCAGTTCTGGGTCCAGGACCAGCACCTCCCAGGTAACATTGCTCACGCCAATAAACGAGTAAATGATATGGGTGCAGAGATCACCCGGAATGTCGTCCACTTCGTATCTACCGACGTCAGGTCGATAAATGGCCCAGTTGCTGAAGTAACACACTATTCTGGCGGGCTGGTCCGCTGAGTGATCGTAAATAGCGCGTTCGCTTTCA is a window encoding:
- the LOC143366821 gene encoding endochitinase-like yields the protein MAPGKCFLAFLLPFMIAACTTADQPARIVCYFSNWAIYRPDVGRYEVDDIPGDLCTHIIYSFIGVSNVTWEVLVLDPELDVDKENYVAFNDLRTKYPHLKTSVAVGGWGEGGRKYSALVSVKQRRDTFIRSVVEFMHKYDFDGFDLDWEYPGAADRGGSFSDKNTFFYFVEELRRAFDKEKKGWELTMAVPMAKFRLDEGYHVPELCKNMDAIHVMSYDLRGNWAGFADVHSPLYRRPHDQWAYEKLNVHDGLLLWEEKGCPAEKLIVGIPLYGRTFTLSQSNNNYQPGTYINKEAGGGEPGEYTQAKGFLSYYEICTRLQAPGSNWTQKFDEIGKVPYTYQGTQWVGYENVESVKYKIDFIKDSRYGGAMVWAIDMDDFQGLCGERNPLMNVIHEGLNGYVVPNKDFPTTPTPEWARPPSTTSSGNIQPTQPSSTKPAERPTAKPEVTTTQSSSTSTTEDTNKWSESPIDDDDAEKVVCQNVNKFVPSKDCHSYYECVHGSPMKFTCPNRLIWNTINNVCDWPQNADREECRSA